A single window of Colletotrichum destructivum chromosome 9, complete sequence DNA harbors:
- a CDS encoding Putative cyclophilin-type peptidyl-prolyl cis-trans isomerase domain-containing protein produces MSAEGTETKPTRPRVFFDITVGGKSAGRITMELYSDLVPKTAENFRCLCTGEKGLGKSGKPLHYKGSGFHRVIKQFMIQGGDFTAGNGTGGESIYGAKFEDEAFPVKHDRPFLLSMANAGPGTNGSQFFLTTVPTPHLDNKHVVFGEVLNGKSVVRHIENLPTESGDKPVKEAIIADCGELTGEAALAADVKAPDAFGDTYEDFPEDCANPPDAKEVVKIATACKDFGNKAFKAGDFNLGLEKYQKGLRYLNEDPDLEKEPASTKAELEALRFSLNNNSALLNLKLEAWEDAVKSATYALEVPGTKDVDRAKALYRRGFANVRLKDEETAVKDLEEAHKLVPDDKAILNELNAVKQKAAARAAKEKAAYKKFFQ; encoded by the exons ATGTCTGCCGAAGGTACCGAGACCAAGCCCACGCGCCCCCgcgtcttcttcgacattACTGTCGGCGGTAAGTCCGCCGGCCGTATCACGATGGAGCTCTACAGCGACCTCGTCCCCAAGACGGCAGAGAACTTCCGCTGCCTCTGTAccggcgagaagggcctGGGCAAGTCCGGCAAACCCCTCCACTACAAGGGCTCCGGGTTCCACCGCGTCATTAAGCAGTTTATGATCCAGGGCGGTGACTTCAccgccggcaacggcaccggcggcgagtCCATTTACGGCGCAAAGTTTGAGGACGAGGCCTTCCCCGTCAAGCACGACCGCCCTTTCCTACTGTCCATGGCCAACGCTGGACCTG GCACCAACGGCTCCCAGTTCTTCCTGACCACCGTCCCGACGCCCCACCTCGACAACAAAcacgtcgtcttcggcgaggTCCTCAACGGCAAGTCCGTCGTGCGCCACATCGAGAACCTTCCTACCGAGTCGGGCGACAAGCCCGTTaaggaggccatcatcgccgactGCGGCGAGCTCACCGGCGAGGCCGCTCTCGCTGCCGACGTCAAGGCTCCGGACGCCTTCGGCGACACGTACGAGGACTTCCCCGAGGACTGCGCGAACCCGCCTGATGCCAAGGAGGTCGTCAAGATCGCTACCGCCTGTAAGGACTTTGGCAACAAGGCCTTCAAGGCTGGCGATTTCAATCTCGGCCTCGAAAAGTACCAGAAGGGCCTGCGCTACCTCAACGAGGACCCGGACCTTGAGAAGGAACCCGCCTCGACCAAggcggagctcgaggccctccgCTTCTCGCTCAACAACAACTCGGCTCTGCTCAACCTTAAGCTCGAGGCCTgggaggacgccgtcaagtCGGCCACGTACGCCCTTGAGGTCCCCGGCACCAAGGACGTGGACCGCGCCAAGGCCCTCTACCGCCGCGGCTTCGCCAACGTACGtctcaaggacgaggagaccgccgtcaaggacctcgaggaggcgcACAAGCTCGTTCCGGACGACAAGGCCATCCTCAACGAGCTCAACGCCGTCAAGCAAAAGGCAGCCGCCCGTGCGGCCAAGGAAAAGGCGGCGTACAAGAAGTTCTTCCAATAG
- a CDS encoding Putative isocitrate dehydrogenase NADP-dependent, isocitrate/isopropylmalate dehydrogenase, whose protein sequence is MNAARFLRRPATFALRPSFVVPQSSFSAAPASFIAARTMASAVQKIKVKNPVVELDGDEMTRIIWQTIKDKFIHPYLDIDLKYYDLGLPYRDETNDKVTLDAAEAIKKYSVGVKCATITPDEARVEEFKLKQMWLSPNGTIRNHLGGTVFREPIVIPRIPRLVPGWKKPIIIGRHAFGDQYRAKDAVLPGPGTLKMVYTPEGGEPQEIEVYKFKEGGGVAQTQYNTDESITGFAHASFKLALTKKLPLYMSTKNTILKKYDGRFKDIFQDLYEAQYKAEFEAAGIWYEHRLIDDMVAQMIKSSGGYIMALKNYDGDVQSDIVAQGFGSLGLMTSVLITPDGKTFESEAAHGTVTRHFREHQKGKETSTNPIASIFAWTRGLIQRGKLDNTPEVVAFAESLEKACIDTVDVDGIMTKDLALACGKSAREDYVTTNEYLNAVERRMKNILKEKL, encoded by the exons ATGAACGCTGCTCGTTTCCTCCGCCGTCCCGCGACTTTCGCTCTCCGGCCGTCCTTCGTCGTCCCCCAGTCCAgcttctccgccgcccccgcgTCCTTCATCGCTGCCCGCACCATGGCCTCCGCCGTCCAGAAGATCAAGGTCAAGAaccccgtcgtcgagctcgacggcgacgagatgaCCCGTATCATCTGGCAGACCATCAAGGACAAGTTCATCCACCCCTacctcgacatcgacctcAAGTACTACGACCTTGGCCTGCCTTACCGCGACGAGACCAACGACAAGGTtaccctcgacgccgccgaggccatcaagaagtACTCGGTCGGTGTCAAGTGCGCTACCATCACCCCCGATGAGGCCCGTGTTGAGGAGTTCAAGCTCAAGCAGA TGTGGCTCTCGCCCAACGGTACCATTCGCAACCAcctcggcggcaccgtcTTCCGCGAGCCCATCGTCATCCCCCGTATCCCGCGCTTGGTGCCCggctggaagaagcccaTTATCATCGGCCGCCACGCGTTCGGCGACCAGTACCGCGCCAAAGACGCCGTTCTCCCCGGTCCCGGAACCCTCAAGATGGTCTACACCCCTGAGGGTGGCGAGCCCCAGGAGATCGAGGTCTACAAGTtcaaggagggcggcggcgtcgctcAGACCCAGTACAACACGGACGAGTCCATCACCGGCTTTGCCCATGCCTCCTTCAAGCTGGCCCTTACCAAGAAGCTGCCCCTGTACATGAGCACCAAGAACACCATCCTCAAGAAGTACGATGGCCGCTTCAAGGACATCTTCCAGGACCTCTACGAGGCCCAGTAcaaggccgagttcgaggccgccggcatcTGGTACGAGCACCGCCTCATTGACGACATGGTTGCGCAGATGATCAAGAGCTCTGGTGGCTACATCATGGCTCTCAAGA ActacgacggcgacgtccaGTCCGACATTGTCGCCCAGGGATTCGGCTCCCTTGGCCTCATGACGTCGGTTCTCATCACCCCCGATGGCAAGACCTTCGAGTCCGAGGCCGCCCACGGCACCGTCACGCGCCACTTCCGCGAGCACcagaagggcaaggagacgTCGACCAACCCCATCGCCTCCATCTTCGCCTGGACCCGCGGTCTTATCCAGCGCGGCAAGCTCGACAACACCCCCGAGGTCGTCGCTTTCGCCGAGTCCCTCGAGAAGGCCTGCATCGACACCGTCGATGTTGACGGCATCATGACCAAGGACCTTGCCCTCGCCTGCGGCAAGTCCGCCCGCGAGGACTACGTCACCACCAACGAATAcctcaacgccgtcgagcgcCGCATGAAGAACATTCTCAAGGAGAAGTTGTAG
- a CDS encoding Putative Zinc finger C2H2-type — MDSQYYRGANYYVNATSPVSSGDYLESPTFLEAPELARQLSDVSSRGPLTPSSYGSSPGMSFSYPHNMSHSPPGNYGDSYDESYGDSYSGYYGDDYTSVASSSAPQTSEPYYGDIDWSQYDYVPTEDGGYWQMKPRYVPAGQYPTVIPHQGGQEQQEVVDYKFPCLEAGCTANPFKRKADLERHYRQVHQDPSKKEAHKCDYPKCSRKNEPFGRRDHFRDHLRDYHNEDIFKRGTHVDDSWLQGRNLSSRWWRCSKCLIRVDVNSYPDHVCPKCKNPCEDKRKRARGWH; from the exons ATGGACAGCCAATACTACCGCGGCGCAAACTATTATGTTAACGCAACGTCTCCAGTATCGTCCGGAGACTATCTCGAATCTCCCACGTTTTTAGAGGCCCCGGAACTCGCGCGTCAGCTGTCCGACGTCAGCTCCAGAGGCCCTCTCACACCATCTTCGTACGGCTCCTCGCCTGGGATGTCATTCTCGTATCCGCACAACATGAGTCACTCCCCGCCGGGCAATTATGGAGACAGCTACGATGAGAGCTACGGGGACAGCTATTCGGGGTACTACGGCGACGATTATACGAGcgtcgcgtcgtcgtcagcacCACAAACCTCAGAGCCATACTATGGAGATATCGACTGGTCCCAGTACGACTATGTCCCTACGGAAGACGGAGGCTACTGGCAGATGAAACCACGATACGTTCCGGCAGGGCAGTATCCAACAGTGATACCCCACCAAGG GGGCCAGGAGCAACAAGAGGTGGTCGACTACAAGTTCCCCTGTCTGGAGGCGGGCTGCACAGCCAACCCGTTCAAACGCAAAGCGGACCTCGAAAGGCACTACAGACAAGTTCACCAAGACCCGTCCAAAAAGGAAGCTCACAAGTGCGACTACCCCAAGTGTTCGCGGAAGAATGAGCCGTTTGGACGACGGGACCACTTCCGGGACCACCTGCGAGACTACCACAACGAAGACATCTTCAAGCGGGGCACACACGTGGACGACAGCTGGCTCCAAGGACGCAACCTCTCGtcgcggtggtggcggtgcTCAAAATGCTTGATCCGAGTCGACGTCAACTCGTACCCTGACCACGTCTGCCCAAAATGCAAAAACCCGTGCGAAGACAAGCGCAAGCGTGCGAGAGGTTGGCATTGA
- a CDS encoding Putative D-aminoacyl-tRNA deacylase DTD, D-aminoacyl-tRNA deacylase-like superfamily encodes MKAIVQRVLSASVAVDNEVISSIGKGILVLAAVAPGDTEKDAETLANKVLKLKLWDDEAGARWKKTVQDIDGEVLCVSQFTLFAKIVKNKPDFRLSAPAEDAKRIYHYFLQNVQDNYEADRVKDGRFQAMMAVSSTNDGPITFELNTESASKP; translated from the exons ATGAAAG CCATTGTCCAGCGGGTTCTGTCCGCCTCTGTGGCGGTGGACAACGAGGTCATTTCGTCGATAGGGAAGGGcattctcgtcctcgctgctGTCGCTCCCGGTGACACCGAAAAAGACGCCGAGACACTTGCAAACAAGGTGTTGAAGCTCAAACTgtgggacgacgaggccggcgctCGG TGGAAGAAGACCGTCCAGGACATTGACGGGGAGGTTCTCTGCG TCTCCCAGTTCACACTCTTCGCCAAGATTGTCAAGAACAAACCCGACTTCCGCCTCAGCGCGCCGGCTGAAGACGCCAAGAGAATCTATCACTATTTCCTACAAAATGTGCAAGACAACTACGAAGCGGACAGGGTCAAGGACGGCCGTTTTCAGGCCATGATGGCTGTATCTTCGACCAACGATGGCCCA ATTACGTTTGAGCTGAACACAGAGTCTGCCTCGAAGCCTTGA
- a CDS encoding Putative CCR4-Not complex component, Not domain, CCR4-NOT complex subunit 2/3/5 domain superfamily, translating to MAARKLQQEVDKCFKKVAEGVAEFEAIYEKIEQSNNISQKEKLEDNLKREIKKLQRQRDQIKTWAASNDIKDKAPLLEHRRLIETQMEKFKAVEKAMKTKAYSKEGLASSAKLDPQEQAKAEASDFLNNMVDELEQQIETLEAEAEAIQATMKKGKTQTAKAERMAEIERIIERHKWHQGKLELIRRSLENGGVDTDQVTDLEETIRYYVSDGMNDDFVEDEEMYEELNLDEEEGVYGVPQDGDKGSSQDTQSLAEEPTPEPEVIKPPPKPKAVAEASASGRRSSAQSKSPLPALATLHTPLQTISSNGAANGPTMKPASVPTRPAEGLKYASAAAAAAASDKIGISPLPPPPGAAPITTGTPATQSKSSAAGSPATTPAHPVAAKEPEPKPQSAAASSIASEPQATIAKPTPAQTKAEKRALKNQAAVEASAAAKASQTNGTTNGVKPAVGEEEEEEESIYHLPSSLQDLVESFEASRKRPAPFSSPSTQRMLQASQAMCPDIMDTDVPRTYRPELRLNSSAAGFPQEPLALFDDPRLYSRIDPDTLFYVFYYKQGTPQQYLAAKALKDQSWRFHKQYQTWFQRHEEPKNITEEFEQGTYRFFDYESTWMNRRKADFKFAYKFLEDDV from the exons ATGGCAGCACGAAAACTGCAACAAGAAGTCGACAAGTGCTTCAAGAAGGTGGCCGAAGGcgtggccgagttcgaggccATCTACGAGAAGATTGAGCAGTCCAACAACATCTCCCAAAAAGAGAAGCTGGAGGACAACCTCAAGCGCGAAATTAAGAAGCTACAGAGACAACGCGATCAGATCAAGACATGGGCGGCAAGCAATGATATCAAGGACAAGGCTCCTTTACTGGAGCACCGTCGACTGATCGAGACG CAAATGGAAAAGTTCAAGGCAGTCGAGAAGGCCATGAAGACTAAGGCATACTCCAAGGAAGGGTTGGCCTCTTCAGCAAAGCTCGACCCCCAAGAACAGGCAAAGGCGGAGGCAAGCGATTTCCTCAACAACATGGTGGACGAGCTGGAGCAACAAATCGAGACcctcgaagccgaagccgaggcgaTACAGGCCACCatgaagaagggcaagaccCAGACTGCCAAGGCGGAACGAatggccgagatcgagcgcATCATCGAACGTCACAAATGGCATCAGGGCAAGCTCGAGCTCATCCGGAGGTCTCTGGAGAACGGCGGAGTCGACACGGATCAGGTcaccgacctcgaggagacgATTCGATACTATGTCTCAGATGGCATGAACGACGATTTCGTTGAGGACGAAGAGATGTACGAAGAGCTCAACctggatgaggaggagggcgtaTATGGCGTTCCTCAGGACGGCGACAAAGGCTCGTCGCAAGACACCCAATCCTTGGCGGAAGAACCGACACCGGAACCCGAGGTCATTAAACCTCCTCCGAAGCCGAAGGCGGTGGCGGAAGCATCGGCATCAGGACGGAGGTCCAGTGCGCAGTCCAAGTCCCCTCTACCAGCGCTGGCAACCTTGCATACGCCATTACAGACCATCAGTAGTAATGGAGCTGCGAATGGCCCGACCATGAAACCCGCATCCGTCCCCACAAGACCTGCCGAGGGCCTCAAATACGCAtctgcggcagcggccgcggcggcatcagACAAGATTGGCATTTCTCCCTTGCCACCTCCGCCGGGCGCCGCACCCATTACGACAGGAACTCCAGCCACACAATCGAAGAGCAGTGCGGCAGGGTCCCCTGCAACGACGCCGGCACACCCTGTTGCGGCCAAGGAACCAGAACCCAAACCCCAGTCCGCAGCGGCCTCGAGCATCGCAAGCGAGCCCCAGGCGACGATTGCGAAGCCGACACCGGCCCAGACCAAGGCAGAAAAACGTGCACTCAAGAACCAGGCCGCGGTAGAGGCATCGGCAGCAGCCAAGG CATCTCAAACAAACGGCACCACGAATGGAGTCAAGCCAGCTgtcggggaggaggaagaggaggaagagtcAATTTACCACCTTCCTTCGTCTCTGCAAGACCTCGTCGAGTCTTTCGAGGCATCTCGCAAGCGGCCAGCGCCCTTctcttcgccctcgacgcAGCGTATGCTTCAGGCAAGTCAGGCCATGTGTCCCGACATCATGGACACGGACGTGCCCAGGACATACCGTCCCGAGCTGCGTCTGAACTCGAGCGCCGCGGGCTTTCCTCAAGAGCCGCTAGCTTTGTTCGACGACCCGCGACTATACTCGCGTATCGACCCCGACACACTCTTCTACGTATTCTACTACAAGCAGGGCACTCCTCAGCAATACCTGGCTGCCAAGGCACTGAAGGACCAGAGCTGGAGATTCCACAAGCAGTACCAGACCTGGTTCCAGCGTCACGAGGAGCCCAAGAACATCACCGAGGAGTTTGAGCAGGGCACGTACCGCTTCTTCGACTACGAGAGCACTTG GATGAACCGCAGAAAGGCGGACTTCAAATTTGCGTACAAATTCCTAGAGGACGATGTATGA